A region from the Silene latifolia isolate original U9 population chromosome 7, ASM4854445v1, whole genome shotgun sequence genome encodes:
- the LOC141592300 gene encoding uncharacterized protein LOC141592300, translating to MQTSGSQSESQKMEMVAAGVGNMSFNIGDTTDEEVSMSALSTFRAKEEEIERKKMEVRERVQAQLGRVEEETKRLALIRGELESLANPMRKDVAQVCKRIDIIKKELKPLGTTVQKKEREYKEALDAFNEKNKEKVQLINKLVELVGESERLRMKKLEELSKSIESLH from the exons ATGCAGACGAGTGGGTCCCAGTCAGAGTCGCAGAAGATGGAAATGGTAGCAGCGGGAGTTGGTAATATGAGTTTTAATATAGGAGACACAACAGATGAAGAAGTTTCAATGTCAGCACTATCAACATTTAGAGCTAAAGAAGAAGAGATCGAAAGGAAGAAGATGGAAGTTAGAGAGAGAGTTCAAGCTCAACTTGGTCGCGTTGAAGAAGAAACTAAACGCCTTGCCTTAATTCGCGGG GAGCTGGAGTCTTTGGCCAATCCAATGAGAAAGGATGTTGCTCAAGTTTGTAAAAGGATTGATATAATTAAAAAAGAGCTCAAACCTCTCGGAACAACCGTCCAGAAGAAG GAAAGGGAGTACAAGGAAGCACTTGATGCATTCAATGAAAAGAACAAAGAGAAAGTACAGCTCATAAACAAATTAGTAGAG CTGGTAGGTGAAAGTGAGAGGTTGAGGATGAAAAAGTTGGAAGAGTTGAGCAAGAGTATTGAATCCCTTCACTGA